One region of Halomicrobium sp. LC1Hm genomic DNA includes:
- a CDS encoding halocyanin domain-containing protein codes for MSDSLNRRTLLQSTGAIAAAGLLAGCSGDGGDATESATDDEMTESATEAEMTESATESGGSSMEASDEVAEYLGETSNFDGTVADMTGQDTVTVTVGSEANGGAFGYDPAAVQISSGTTVEFEWTGNGGAHNVKSEGDGPLDSGGSVNTEGVEYQHTFESSGTYLYYCTPHKSLGMKGAIVVE; via the coding sequence ATGAGTGACTCCCTGAACCGACGAACGCTTCTTCAGAGTACCGGTGCAATCGCCGCAGCAGGTCTCCTCGCTGGCTGTAGTGGAGACGGCGGCGACGCCACCGAGAGCGCGACGGACGACGAGATGACCGAAAGCGCTACAGAAGCGGAGATGACCGAGAGCGCGACCGAGAGCGGCGGTTCGTCGATGGAGGCCAGCGACGAGGTCGCCGAGTACCTCGGCGAAACGTCGAACTTCGACGGGACGGTCGCCGACATGACCGGACAGGACACCGTCACCGTCACGGTCGGTTCGGAGGCAAACGGCGGCGCGTTCGGGTACGATCCCGCAGCAGTCCAGATCTCCTCCGGGACGACAGTCGAGTTCGAGTGGACTGGCAATGGCGGGGCCCACAACGTGAAGTCCGAGGGTGACGGTCCGCTGGACTCCGGTGGATCGGTCAACACCGAGGGCGTCGAGTACCAACACACCTTCGAATCGAGCGGTACTTACCTCTACTACTGTACGCCCCACAAGTCGCTGGGGATGAAGGGCGCGATCGTCGTCGAGTGA
- a CDS encoding cryptochrome/photolyase family protein: MTVLVLGDQLSRRFGPLADRPDDRVVMIESRGFLRRLPYHPHKPTLVFSAMRHFRDALREAGRTVDYHREETFEDGFESHFERHPDDDLVTMTPASHGGTERLRTLIERHGGTLTTVPDDRFLCAPATFDEWTDDPPYRHESFYRSMRWETGYLMDGDDPVGGEWNYDEQNRETPPDDWEPPAVPTFEPDETTRRVQSWVRDHFDGGYEQAPDGGDWADPEPFRWPVTRQQAVRALDAFVEDRLTDFGAYQDAMVESEWAMAHSLLSTSLNLGLLGPAEVVERAIEAYETGDAPLHSVEGFVRQVIGWREFVRHVYRREMPELATANQLDASEDLPEFFWTGETDMACLDAAIDGVRKRGYAHHIERLMLLSNFSLLLGVEPAQLNRWFHAAYVDAFHWVTTPNVVEMGLYGSGAFATKPYAASANYVDRMSDHCSDCPYYKTKTTGERACPFNALYWDFLDRNESQLRSNHRMGLVYSHLDDKDDDQLTAIRERADELRTRAADSEL; encoded by the coding sequence ATGACCGTGCTGGTGCTTGGCGACCAGCTGTCCCGGCGATTCGGTCCACTCGCCGACCGGCCGGACGACCGCGTGGTGATGATCGAGTCCAGGGGCTTCCTCCGTCGGCTGCCCTACCACCCGCACAAGCCGACGCTCGTGTTCAGTGCGATGCGTCACTTCCGGGACGCGTTGCGCGAGGCGGGCCGGACCGTCGACTACCACCGAGAGGAGACGTTCGAAGACGGGTTCGAGAGCCATTTCGAGCGACATCCCGACGACGATCTCGTGACGATGACCCCGGCGAGTCACGGCGGCACCGAGCGGCTGCGGACGCTGATCGAGCGACACGGCGGGACGCTCACGACAGTACCGGACGATCGGTTCCTCTGTGCGCCAGCGACCTTCGACGAGTGGACGGACGACCCGCCGTACCGTCACGAGTCGTTCTACCGATCGATGCGCTGGGAAACCGGCTACCTGATGGACGGCGACGATCCGGTCGGCGGCGAATGGAACTACGACGAGCAGAACCGCGAGACGCCGCCCGACGACTGGGAGCCCCCGGCGGTGCCGACGTTCGAGCCCGACGAGACGACGCGTCGGGTCCAGTCGTGGGTTCGCGACCACTTCGACGGTGGCTACGAGCAAGCGCCCGACGGCGGTGACTGGGCCGACCCGGAGCCGTTCCGGTGGCCGGTGACGCGACAGCAGGCAGTTCGGGCGCTGGACGCGTTCGTCGAGGATCGCCTCACCGACTTCGGGGCGTATCAGGACGCGATGGTCGAGAGCGAGTGGGCGATGGCCCACAGCCTGTTGTCGACTTCGCTGAACCTCGGACTGCTGGGGCCTGCGGAGGTCGTCGAGCGCGCGATCGAGGCCTACGAGACCGGTGACGCACCGCTGCACAGCGTCGAGGGGTTCGTCCGGCAGGTGATCGGGTGGCGAGAGTTCGTCCGACACGTCTACCGTCGGGAGATGCCCGAGCTGGCGACGGCGAACCAGCTCGACGCGTCCGAGGACCTCCCGGAGTTCTTCTGGACGGGCGAGACGGACATGGCCTGTCTGGACGCGGCCATCGACGGCGTTCGCAAGCGGGGCTACGCACACCACATCGAGCGGCTCATGCTGCTGTCGAACTTCTCGTTGCTGCTCGGTGTCGAGCCGGCACAGCTCAACCGCTGGTTCCACGCAGCCTACGTCGACGCCTTCCACTGGGTCACGACGCCCAACGTCGTCGAGATGGGGCTGTACGGCTCGGGTGCGTTCGCCACGAAGCCCTACGCCGCCTCGGCGAACTACGTCGACAGGATGAGCGACCACTGCAGCGACTGTCCGTACTACAAGACGAAGACGACCGGGGAGCGAGCGTGTCCGTTCAACGCGCTGTACTGGGACTTTCTGGACCGCAACGAGTCACAGCTCCGGTCGAACCACCGGATGGGGCTCGTCTACAGCCACCTCGACGACAAGGACGACGATCAGCTGACGGCGATCCGGGAGCGAGCGGACGAACTGCGGACGCGAGCCGCCGACAGCGAGCTGTGA